From a region of the Bradyrhizobium guangdongense genome:
- a CDS encoding co-chaperone GroES translates to MKFRPLHDRVVVKRIDAEEKTAGGIIIPDTAKEKPSQGEVVAVGPGGRDEAGKLIPIDLKVGDRVLFGKWSGTEVKIDGQDLLIMKESDVMGVLEVAESKKKAA, encoded by the coding sequence ATGAAATTCCGTCCGCTTCACGACCGCGTCGTGGTCAAGCGCATCGACGCAGAAGAGAAGACCGCTGGCGGCATCATCATTCCCGACACTGCCAAGGAAAAGCCCTCCCAGGGCGAAGTCGTCGCCGTCGGCCCCGGTGGCCGCGACGAAGCTGGCAAGCTGATCCCGATCGACCTGAAGGTCGGCGACCGCGTGCTGTTCGGCAAGTGGTCCGGCACCGAGGTCAAGATCGACGGCCAGGACCTGCTGATCATGAAGGAGAGCGACGTGATGGGCGTTCTCGAGGTCGCCGAGTCCAAGAAGAAGGCGGCTTAA